The Scatophagus argus isolate fScaArg1 chromosome 20, fScaArg1.pri, whole genome shotgun sequence genome window below encodes:
- the tmem38b gene encoding trimeric intracellular cation channel type B isoform X1 — translation MDLFGVLHLDELSHGLANLSMFPYFDMAHYIVSVMALREQPGALEVSRVSPLACWFSSMLFCFGGAVLSGIMLAEPPVAPLSNSTSVLLASIIWYLVFYCPMDLVYCCAALLPLRLVLSGMKEVTRTWKVLGGVTQAHSKYKDSLLVMIAIGWAKGAGGGLMSNFEQLVRGVWKPETNELLKMSYPTKITLMGAVLFALQQTHYLPLQKHHLMLIYTVFIVVNKSRMMLTGSSASPFAAIESAIYKALFAGYSPYAALTDNVKETCNDNGTSNTTTSTATTKESRDNGTKGKHTFKGQSGSLKAKEESENAETASCKKSD, via the exons ATGGATTTGTTCGGGGTGTTGCATTTGGACGAGCTGTCTCACGGGCTGGCGAACTTGTCCATGTTTCCATACTTTGACATGGCGCACTATATCGTGTCAGTCATGGCTCTGAGGGAGCAGCCAG GTGCTCTTGAGGTGTCCAGAGTTAGCCCCTTAGCCTGCTGGTTCAGCTCCATGCTCTTCTGTTTTGGTGGAGCTGTGCTGTCGGGGATCATGCTGGCCGAACCACCTGTCGCACCTTTGTCCAACAGCACCAGCGTCCTGCTCGCTTCCATCATCTG GTACCTCGTGTTTTACTGCCCCATGGACCTGGTGTACTGCTGTGCTGCCCTGCTGCCTCTCAGGCTGGTGCTGTCAGGAATGAAGGAAGTGACCAGGACGTGGAAGGTGCTCGGAGGGGTCACCCAGGCGCACAGCAAATACAAGGACAGTCTGCTGGTTATGATAGCCATTGGGTGGGCTAAAG gtGCCGGAGGTGGTTTGATGAGTAACTTTGAGCAGCTTGTTCGAGGTGTATGGAAACCAGAGACTAACGAGCTCCTCAAAATGTCTTA TCCCACCAAGATCACCCTGATGGGGGCGGTGCtgtttgctctgcagcagaCCCACTACCTGCCTCTCCAGAAGCACCACCTCATGCTTATCTACACCGTCTTCATCGTTGTGAACAAG TCACGAATGATGCTGACAGGTTCCTCCGCCTCACCGTTCGCCGCCATCGAGTCGGCCATCTACAAGGCCCTTTTCGCTGGCTACTCCCCGTATGCCGCCCTCACCGACAACGTAAAGGAAACGTGTAACGATAATGGCACAAGCAACACAACGACCTCCACGGCCACAACCAAAGAGTCCCGTGATAATGGGACAAAAGGGAAGCACACGTTCAAGGGACAGAGTGGATCGCTCAAAGCCAAAGAAGAGTCAGAGAACGCAGAGACAGCAAGCTGCAAGAAGAGCGACTAA
- the tmem38b gene encoding trimeric intracellular cation channel type B isoform X3 has protein sequence MDKQYARGALEVSRVSPLACWFSSMLFCFGGAVLSGIMLAEPPVAPLSNSTSVLLASIIWYLVFYCPMDLVYCCAALLPLRLVLSGMKEVTRTWKVLGGVTQAHSKYKDSLLVMIAIGWAKGAGGGLMSNFEQLVRGVWKPETNELLKMSYPTKITLMGAVLFALQQTHYLPLQKHHLMLIYTVFIVVNKSRMMLTGSSASPFAAIESAIYKALFAGYSPYAALTDNVKETCNDNGTSNTTTSTATTKESRDNGTKGKHTFKGQSGSLKAKEESENAETASCKKSD, from the exons ATGGACAAACAATATGCCAGAG GTGCTCTTGAGGTGTCCAGAGTTAGCCCCTTAGCCTGCTGGTTCAGCTCCATGCTCTTCTGTTTTGGTGGAGCTGTGCTGTCGGGGATCATGCTGGCCGAACCACCTGTCGCACCTTTGTCCAACAGCACCAGCGTCCTGCTCGCTTCCATCATCTG GTACCTCGTGTTTTACTGCCCCATGGACCTGGTGTACTGCTGTGCTGCCCTGCTGCCTCTCAGGCTGGTGCTGTCAGGAATGAAGGAAGTGACCAGGACGTGGAAGGTGCTCGGAGGGGTCACCCAGGCGCACAGCAAATACAAGGACAGTCTGCTGGTTATGATAGCCATTGGGTGGGCTAAAG gtGCCGGAGGTGGTTTGATGAGTAACTTTGAGCAGCTTGTTCGAGGTGTATGGAAACCAGAGACTAACGAGCTCCTCAAAATGTCTTA TCCCACCAAGATCACCCTGATGGGGGCGGTGCtgtttgctctgcagcagaCCCACTACCTGCCTCTCCAGAAGCACCACCTCATGCTTATCTACACCGTCTTCATCGTTGTGAACAAG TCACGAATGATGCTGACAGGTTCCTCCGCCTCACCGTTCGCCGCCATCGAGTCGGCCATCTACAAGGCCCTTTTCGCTGGCTACTCCCCGTATGCCGCCCTCACCGACAACGTAAAGGAAACGTGTAACGATAATGGCACAAGCAACACAACGACCTCCACGGCCACAACCAAAGAGTCCCGTGATAATGGGACAAAAGGGAAGCACACGTTCAAGGGACAGAGTGGATCGCTCAAAGCCAAAGAAGAGTCAGAGAACGCAGAGACAGCAAGCTGCAAGAAGAGCGACTAA
- the tmem38b gene encoding trimeric intracellular cation channel type B isoform X2, translating to MLREPLRVCLLPQKGKECGALEVSRVSPLACWFSSMLFCFGGAVLSGIMLAEPPVAPLSNSTSVLLASIIWYLVFYCPMDLVYCCAALLPLRLVLSGMKEVTRTWKVLGGVTQAHSKYKDSLLVMIAIGWAKGAGGGLMSNFEQLVRGVWKPETNELLKMSYPTKITLMGAVLFALQQTHYLPLQKHHLMLIYTVFIVVNKSRMMLTGSSASPFAAIESAIYKALFAGYSPYAALTDNVKETCNDNGTSNTTTSTATTKESRDNGTKGKHTFKGQSGSLKAKEESENAETASCKKSD from the exons ATGCTCAGGGAGCCTCTCAGGGTTTGTCTTCTTCCCCAGAAAGGAAAGGAATGCG GTGCTCTTGAGGTGTCCAGAGTTAGCCCCTTAGCCTGCTGGTTCAGCTCCATGCTCTTCTGTTTTGGTGGAGCTGTGCTGTCGGGGATCATGCTGGCCGAACCACCTGTCGCACCTTTGTCCAACAGCACCAGCGTCCTGCTCGCTTCCATCATCTG GTACCTCGTGTTTTACTGCCCCATGGACCTGGTGTACTGCTGTGCTGCCCTGCTGCCTCTCAGGCTGGTGCTGTCAGGAATGAAGGAAGTGACCAGGACGTGGAAGGTGCTCGGAGGGGTCACCCAGGCGCACAGCAAATACAAGGACAGTCTGCTGGTTATGATAGCCATTGGGTGGGCTAAAG gtGCCGGAGGTGGTTTGATGAGTAACTTTGAGCAGCTTGTTCGAGGTGTATGGAAACCAGAGACTAACGAGCTCCTCAAAATGTCTTA TCCCACCAAGATCACCCTGATGGGGGCGGTGCtgtttgctctgcagcagaCCCACTACCTGCCTCTCCAGAAGCACCACCTCATGCTTATCTACACCGTCTTCATCGTTGTGAACAAG TCACGAATGATGCTGACAGGTTCCTCCGCCTCACCGTTCGCCGCCATCGAGTCGGCCATCTACAAGGCCCTTTTCGCTGGCTACTCCCCGTATGCCGCCCTCACCGACAACGTAAAGGAAACGTGTAACGATAATGGCACAAGCAACACAACGACCTCCACGGCCACAACCAAAGAGTCCCGTGATAATGGGACAAAAGGGAAGCACACGTTCAAGGGACAGAGTGGATCGCTCAAAGCCAAAGAAGAGTCAGAGAACGCAGAGACAGCAAGCTGCAAGAAGAGCGACTAA